From a region of the Candidatus Brocadia sp. genome:
- a CDS encoding polymer-forming cytoskeletal protein — MGLFRKGAEEAKINDETQDESETTREIRKERKMAEEKASTLTQDVEIKGTIKFSNAMKIDGKFEGEMLTEEGELFVGKTGSVKANVKVKNAVIEGRMDGNVTATEKVELKEKAHLVGDLKARTLIIEEGVVFVGNCNVNPDGFKAENPNFKEWKKEPKKGAE, encoded by the coding sequence ATGGGTTTATTCCGGAAAGGTGCGGAAGAGGCAAAAATAAACGATGAGACGCAAGACGAGTCTGAAACAACCAGAGAAATCAGAAAGGAGAGGAAAATGGCTGAAGAAAAGGCATCGACACTGACGCAGGACGTGGAGATCAAGGGCACCATCAAATTTAGCAATGCCATGAAAATCGATGGTAAGTTTGAAGGGGAAATGTTAACGGAAGAAGGAGAGCTGTTTGTTGGCAAAACCGGCAGTGTGAAAGCAAACGTTAAGGTGAAAAATGCCGTTATTGAAGGTCGTATGGACGGAAATGTTACCGCAACAGAAAAAGTCGAACTTAAGGAAAAGGCGCATCTTGTCGGCGACCTGAAAGCAAGAACCCTGATTATTGAAGAAGGGGTTGTCTTCGTTGGGAATTGCAATGTAAACCCGGATGGATTCAAGGCGGAAAATCCCAATTTCAAGGAATGGAAAAAGGAACCAAAAAAAGGCGCAGAATAA
- a CDS encoding polymer-forming cytoskeletal protein, translating to MSSKAGELPETREIVCPYCHRNFPVSIHCISIPCRYCNRHINIQEALFPPEKREKPSPGDRRILCYKCGKEIYTHAKAQAIRCNHCYHQNDMNDYTIKVLMGKIIETHGTLYLKKKGIIEISNIRVGNAIVKGKIHGDLYASGTVEILKPGEIYGKITCRKLIIKKGGTFNGRVQILPANQES from the coding sequence ATGAGTTCTAAAGCAGGTGAATTACCGGAAACCAGAGAGATTGTATGTCCTTATTGCCATCGGAATTTTCCGGTTTCAATCCATTGCATCTCAATACCATGCCGTTACTGTAATCGCCATATCAATATCCAGGAAGCGCTTTTTCCTCCGGAAAAAAGGGAAAAACCTTCTCCCGGAGACCGGCGGATCCTGTGTTATAAATGCGGGAAGGAAATCTATACCCACGCGAAGGCTCAGGCAATACGATGTAATCACTGCTATCATCAAAACGACATGAATGATTACACGATAAAGGTCCTGATGGGGAAAATAATCGAGACGCACGGCACCTTATATCTGAAAAAAAAGGGAATCATAGAAATCTCCAATATCCGGGTTGGAAATGCCATTGTAAAAGGGAAAATTCATGGCGACCTTTATGCAAGCGGTACGGTTGAAATTTTAAAGCCGGGCGAAATTTACGGCAAGATTACCTGCCGTAAACTAATCATAAAAAAGGGCGGGACATTTAACGGAAGGGTGCAGATATTGCCCGCAAACCAGGAATCCTGA
- a CDS encoding OprO/OprP family phosphate-selective porin: MKRTTRSVKGDGVADVCFVSLFRRPGIEGFIGFIITLWCVACCADDRVGTIAAPVAGSESVWEGHQAVSRRDFPEDYSFDSASILTEPEGDGKKLQFHGYFEVTSPIHGSDDESQQSSSQFLKDNELTLWLRKRISRRLSFGSEIEIKDGFETYELERCEFDYEIMKKLLIVRLGKFKYPLGIERLVESAPLNKLIDRPFPSTRIIPGTYSDIGGMLHGAVPFPHDTRLKYEFALSNGLAGPDHEDVQQLWDNNRNKALGGRLGYEILPGLELGGSYSRGKYDEDDRLSIDFLGADIQFRKGNLEVRGEYITSQVEQRSADGGDYDRNGYYFQVSYQHPFHLNYIRYAEGVFRFDSVDPNRDITDGNEADRIAVGINYAPTEQVIFKIEYEVENEPGEEIHGKAFVQAIFRW; encoded by the coding sequence ATGAAGCGCACCACGAGAAGCGTGAAGGGAGATGGCGTGGCGGACGTTTGCTTTGTTTCGCTCTTCCGAAGGCCGGGAATTGAAGGGTTTATTGGCTTCATAATAACCCTTTGGTGTGTTGCGTGTTGTGCAGATGACCGGGTTGGCACGATTGCAGCACCTGTTGCCGGATCCGAAAGCGTATGGGAAGGACATCAGGCTGTTTCCCGAAGAGATTTTCCGGAGGATTACTCTTTCGATAGTGCGTCAATCCTTACAGAACCCGAAGGAGACGGGAAAAAACTTCAATTTCATGGATATTTTGAGGTGACGTCACCCATTCATGGCAGTGACGATGAGTCGCAGCAGTCATCTTCTCAGTTCCTGAAAGACAATGAACTTACCCTTTGGCTGAGGAAACGGATATCCCGGAGGCTATCTTTTGGCTCAGAGATTGAGATAAAAGACGGATTCGAAACCTACGAGCTCGAACGATGTGAGTTCGATTATGAGATTATGAAGAAATTGCTGATAGTTCGTCTCGGAAAGTTCAAATATCCGCTCGGCATAGAACGGTTGGTGGAGTCTGCGCCCCTAAATAAATTGATAGATCGTCCTTTCCCCTCAACCAGAATTATACCGGGGACGTACTCCGACATTGGAGGGATGCTTCATGGCGCGGTTCCCTTTCCCCATGATACCAGACTGAAGTATGAATTCGCCCTGTCAAATGGCCTGGCCGGGCCTGATCACGAGGATGTGCAGCAACTCTGGGATAATAACAGAAACAAGGCCCTTGGCGGAAGGCTGGGATACGAAATCCTGCCGGGACTGGAATTGGGTGGTTCATATTCGCGGGGAAAATATGATGAAGACGATCGCCTGAGCATCGATTTTCTGGGCGCTGATATTCAGTTCAGAAAAGGAAACCTGGAAGTGCGGGGTGAGTATATTACCAGTCAGGTAGAACAGCGTTCCGCTGACGGCGGCGATTACGACCGGAATGGCTATTACTTTCAGGTATCTTATCAACATCCCTTTCATCTCAATTATATACGATATGCGGAAGGAGTCTTTCGGTTTGATTCTGTGGACCCTAACCGGGACATTACCGATGGAAATGAAGCAGACCGAATTGCCGTTGGCATAAATTATGCCCCCACGGAACAGGTGATCTTTAAGATTGAGTATGAGGTAGAAAATGAACCGGGGGAAGAAATCCACGGGAAAGCCTTTGTCCAGGCGATATTCAGGTGGTAA
- a CDS encoding ATP-binding protein, which translates to MINFHKIFHPEKFNLLLYYTITSFVAIAGMSLVVGWIFPRMESKELVNRSEKYAHQFISHLNYEIYKDFLLPTLQSDKRIDLENNKNQLKKLDRIVRENLYGLRIKKLYLYDFEGHIIYSTIPEHIGFTLDRGINKNLDSAIRGKPASVLRLAGTIDSKGMDVVETLLESYYPFYDMEMEGRKKKQIGVLEIYQDMSDLKRQITKVREKAIIMTGSAMGILFFALFLIVFKAARIINMKTLQLIDSRNSLEQKVEERTFEIREAYKELQLTQRKLIQNEKLASIGTLTAGLAHEINNPLASIASCAEGLIERLKITPGYTERKNPAEKAALEVFPEYLKIICDETYRCKTIISNLLNFSRHSAPAFERIDVNQVVHDTLSVGQYQKRDHKIQLHLSPEACEVIGDPQQLKQVFLNLLINSLHATEESGGGILISTIKKPTVMQVVFQDAGVGIKREHLDKIFDPFFTTKATGKGTGLGLAICYGIIDVHNGRIEAFSEGPGTGATFTITLPLSIGEG; encoded by the coding sequence ATGATAAATTTTCATAAAATTTTTCATCCGGAGAAATTTAACTTACTTCTTTACTACACGATAACCAGTTTTGTTGCTATTGCTGGGATGAGTCTCGTGGTTGGATGGATCTTCCCGCGCATGGAAAGCAAAGAGCTGGTCAACCGCAGTGAGAAATACGCGCACCAGTTTATCTCACACCTGAATTATGAAATCTACAAGGATTTTCTGCTTCCTACCCTGCAAAGCGATAAACGCATAGATTTGGAAAATAATAAAAATCAATTGAAAAAGCTGGACCGGATCGTCCGGGAAAATCTGTATGGATTGCGCATAAAAAAACTCTACCTCTATGATTTTGAAGGGCATATTATTTACAGTACCATTCCCGAACATATTGGCTTTACCCTGGATCGGGGGATAAATAAAAATCTGGACTCCGCCATCAGGGGAAAACCAGCGTCAGTATTACGATTGGCCGGCACCATCGATTCAAAAGGGATGGACGTTGTGGAAACTCTCCTGGAGAGCTATTACCCTTTCTATGATATGGAGATGGAGGGCAGGAAAAAAAAACAGATTGGCGTCCTCGAGATATACCAGGATATGTCTGACCTGAAGAGACAGATCACAAAGGTCCGCGAGAAAGCAATTATCATGACCGGCTCGGCAATGGGAATTTTATTTTTCGCGCTTTTTCTTATCGTCTTTAAGGCCGCGCGGATTATCAATATGAAGACGCTCCAGCTCATAGATTCGAGAAACAGCCTTGAACAGAAGGTAGAGGAACGCACCTTTGAAATTCGCGAGGCGTATAAAGAACTCCAGCTTACCCAGCGCAAACTCATTCAAAACGAAAAACTGGCGAGCATAGGAACCCTGACCGCCGGACTGGCCCATGAGATTAATAATCCCCTGGCTTCTATTGCCAGTTGCGCAGAGGGCCTCATTGAACGGCTGAAGATCACCCCGGGTTATACAGAACGAAAAAACCCTGCAGAAAAAGCGGCTCTGGAGGTATTTCCTGAATATCTGAAAATAATCTGTGATGAAACCTACCGCTGCAAGACGATTATATCGAATCTGCTCAACTTCTCCCGGCACTCGGCGCCTGCCTTTGAAAGAATTGACGTTAACCAGGTTGTTCATGACACGCTCTCCGTTGGACAATACCAGAAAAGAGACCATAAGATACAACTTCACCTTTCCCCTGAGGCATGCGAAGTAATCGGAGACCCGCAGCAACTCAAACAGGTCTTTCTTAATTTACTCATCAATTCACTTCATGCAACCGAGGAAAGCGGCGGCGGCATTCTTATATCAACCATCAAAAAACCGACGGTGATGCAAGTTGTCTTTCAGGACGCTGGCGTTGGGATTAAACGAGAGCATCTGGATAAAATATTTGATCCGTTCTTTACCACGAAAGCAACAGGAAAAGGCACAGGACTTGGACTTGCAATATGCTATGGTATCATCGACGTTCATAACGGGAGGATAGAGGCGTTCAGCGAAGGCCCCGGCACGGGCGCAACGTTTACAATAACCTTGCCCTTGTCAATAGGGGAGGGATGA
- a CDS encoding sigma-54 dependent transcriptional regulator, whose product MSKKPNLILTDDEDTFRNIMTKELSRMGYNVVSCASGAEALKNIEERDFDIVILDINMPVMNGIELLKKVKALDSTTEVIVLTGQGTIENAVQAIKLGAYDYVTKPCRLTELQILLQKALEKRQLNKENVHLKRLVKDAQKTPLLIGNGAAITAVHKMVEKIAASDAIVLLQGESGTGKELVAQSIHQHSPRANRPCVVVNCATLQETLLESELFGHVKGAFTGATELRVGLFEIADGGTIFLDEIGELSVNTQAKLLRVVQSGEIRRVGDNRIITVDTRIIAATNKNLAAEVKNGRFREDLYFRLNVITVSLPPLRERREDIPLLIDHFLRNFCRKREKKHVLPEALTAMTRYSWPGNVRELENTVERLVVLAEGEDISVDDLPENIRGISPFRNAAGCPEGTLSDVEKKHILRVLHEKQCNKTLAAEALGISLKTLYNKLKVYHIDL is encoded by the coding sequence ATGAGTAAAAAACCCAATCTCATCTTAACGGATGATGAAGATACGTTTCGAAACATTATGACAAAAGAGCTCAGCCGCATGGGCTATAACGTAGTCAGTTGCGCCAGCGGCGCTGAGGCCTTAAAAAATATCGAAGAACGGGATTTTGATATCGTCATACTCGACATCAATATGCCGGTAATGAACGGAATCGAACTTTTAAAAAAGGTAAAGGCATTGGATTCTACGACGGAGGTAATCGTTCTTACCGGCCAGGGAACAATTGAAAATGCCGTTCAGGCCATTAAGCTTGGCGCTTATGATTATGTAACAAAGCCATGCCGGTTGACTGAACTGCAGATCTTGTTACAAAAGGCATTAGAGAAGAGGCAGTTAAATAAGGAGAACGTGCATCTGAAAAGGCTGGTGAAGGATGCCCAAAAAACTCCTCTGCTGATTGGAAACGGCGCTGCAATAACCGCAGTGCATAAAATGGTTGAAAAGATTGCCGCATCCGACGCTATTGTCTTACTTCAGGGGGAAAGCGGCACCGGAAAGGAGCTTGTTGCCCAATCGATTCATCAGCACAGTCCGCGGGCAAATAGACCCTGTGTTGTGGTGAATTGCGCCACCCTGCAGGAAACCCTCCTGGAAAGCGAGCTTTTTGGCCATGTCAAAGGGGCGTTCACGGGAGCCACGGAGCTGCGCGTGGGTCTGTTTGAGATCGCTGATGGAGGCACCATATTTTTAGATGAAATCGGCGAGCTGTCCGTTAATACCCAGGCAAAACTGCTTCGTGTCGTTCAATCGGGTGAAATCCGGCGTGTTGGCGACAACCGGATAATCACGGTAGATACCAGAATCATTGCGGCCACAAACAAGAATTTAGCGGCAGAGGTAAAAAATGGCCGCTTCCGGGAAGACTTGTATTTCCGCTTAAATGTGATTACGGTATCTCTTCCTCCTTTACGGGAACGGAGAGAAGACATCCCGCTTTTAATCGATCATTTTCTCCGGAACTTTTGCCGGAAGAGAGAGAAAAAGCATGTCCTTCCGGAGGCGCTAACGGCAATGACCCGGTATTCCTGGCCAGGGAACGTGCGTGAGCTGGAAAACACCGTGGAACGTCTCGTCGTGCTGGCAGAAGGCGAGGATATCTCCGTGGATGATTTGCCGGAAAACATTCGCGGGATATCCCCTTTCCGGAATGCAGCGGGGTGCCCGGAAGGGACCCTTTCGGACGTGGAAAAGAAGCATATCCTCAGGGTATTGCATGAAAAACAGTGCAACAAGACCCTTGCCGCAGAGGCCCTGGGCATATCGCTGAAAACGTTATACAACAAATTAAAGGTTTACCATATCGATCTGTAA
- a CDS encoding glycosyltransferase family 2 protein, whose protein sequence is MVPVPYDDKSQAMNPDISLVIPVYNEAENIDPLGLSIISAMQGQNYEVILVDDGSTDGSGQKLNEWCARYTNFRTIHFRRNAGQTAALDAGFKRASGRCVVSMDADMQNDPADIPKLLEKLKTYDMVCGWRQKRNDPWIKRISAKVANFIRNKLSQEDIKDTGCSLKAYRRECLGRIKLYNGMHRFLPTLFRMEGFTVAEIIVNHYPRRFGKSKYGISNRAFRAFIDLLAVRWMKKRKLHYEVDHDG, encoded by the coding sequence ATGGTACCCGTGCCGTACGACGATAAAAGTCAGGCGATGAATCCGGATATTTCCCTTGTTATTCCTGTCTATAACGAGGCCGAGAATATTGACCCCCTTGGTCTTTCTATCATCAGCGCCATGCAAGGTCAGAACTACGAAGTAATCCTTGTCGATGACGGGAGCACCGATGGCAGCGGTCAAAAACTGAACGAATGGTGCGCCAGATATACAAATTTCCGCACCATCCATTTCAGGAGGAATGCCGGCCAGACGGCAGCCCTGGACGCTGGTTTTAAACGCGCATCAGGGAGATGTGTGGTTTCCATGGATGCGGATATGCAGAACGATCCCGCCGACATTCCGAAATTGCTTGAAAAACTCAAGACGTATGATATGGTATGCGGATGGAGGCAGAAGAGGAACGACCCCTGGATCAAGCGTATCTCAGCAAAGGTTGCAAATTTCATCCGAAATAAACTGTCACAGGAAGATATTAAAGATACGGGATGTTCCCTGAAGGCATACCGGAGGGAGTGTCTCGGCCGGATCAAATTATATAATGGCATGCATCGGTTTTTGCCAACCTTGTTCAGGATGGAAGGTTTTACGGTTGCCGAGATTATCGTAAACCACTACCCGCGGCGGTTTGGAAAATCGAAGTATGGTATATCGAACAGGGCATTCAGGGCGTTCATCGATCTGTTGGCTGTGCGATGGATGAAAAAACGTAAACTTCATTATGAGGTAGATCATGATGGCTAA
- a CDS encoding lipid-A-disaccharide synthase N-terminal domain-containing protein translates to MMANLAMHINAWVILGFLGQFLFGSRFFVQWIVSERRGESIIPEVFWYLSMAGSAILLTYAIYRRDPVFIMGQCSGLFIYVRNVMLIYKKKKIVSASADEGFGLPETFSK, encoded by the coding sequence ATGATGGCTAATCTTGCAATGCATATCAATGCATGGGTGATCTTAGGATTTCTTGGACAATTTTTGTTTGGGTCCAGATTTTTCGTGCAATGGATTGTTTCGGAGAGGCGCGGCGAAAGTATCATCCCCGAGGTATTCTGGTATCTGAGCATGGCGGGGAGCGCCATATTGCTCACCTATGCAATCTACCGGCGCGACCCTGTGTTTATCATGGGGCAATGTTCCGGGCTCTTTATCTACGTACGCAATGTCATGCTGATCTATAAAAAGAAAAAAATAGTGTCCGCGTCTGCAGACGAGGGGTTCGGATTACCAGAGACTTTTTCAAAATAA
- a CDS encoding glycosyltransferase family 39 protein translates to MSISARYLNFRCRISLLFLVCLLLRLCFSGKYLDSCDSIDFALGLRDYDLSLLQPHFPGYPVYIFISGLFFKLLHNDVWALALPGVLFGSLSVYPLSFLARRLFSEKVATLTAMLYLINPLCWLQAERPTSDALGFFFIMLSAHYLYQALTSHARTIHAVPGEAHCNTAIRKARQKKFRVPKTLMRSFAPRVWCGDRNLFLGSLALGVGLGVRLSYSPFLVLWIATVFAVRKRPCRIAALVWRLRGLAVGVCLWFLPQIGYTGWRAFFQNGFSFSRGHFTDWGGSVFTSHGLERVASFIKSVWVFGLGGWWYDTSCLRLVPSLIIAISLFCFFRNYPFDRREWFLGVYGVPYLLWVILGQNVANPRHLLPLMPMLCMMIAYGLCKACERGCKGVSLVFILLLTFCMAVTSLKLVIKYCHDVPAPIQLIRFLERHSNPISSRIYCSNEERFFDYYVPQWDVRTVRNRTELQRDVLSSLETPQQILIVHSPGEIEQFGVTRPPTATFQGNPYADSAREGLLLYTLTEW, encoded by the coding sequence ATGAGTATAAGCGCGCGTTATCTGAATTTCCGGTGCAGGATAAGCCTGCTCTTTTTGGTTTGTCTTTTATTACGGCTGTGTTTTAGCGGCAAATATCTGGACAGTTGCGATAGTATAGACTTTGCCCTGGGGCTGAGAGACTACGACCTGTCTCTCCTTCAGCCGCATTTCCCTGGTTATCCCGTCTATATATTCATCTCAGGACTTTTTTTTAAACTGCTCCATAACGATGTGTGGGCATTGGCGCTGCCCGGTGTATTGTTTGGCAGTCTTAGCGTCTATCCGCTCTCTTTTCTTGCCAGACGGTTATTTTCAGAAAAAGTAGCCACCCTGACAGCCATGCTCTATCTCATCAATCCACTCTGCTGGTTGCAGGCGGAAAGGCCAACCTCAGATGCACTGGGTTTCTTCTTCATCATGCTGTCCGCCCATTATTTGTATCAGGCACTTACGTCGCACGCCCGGACAATTCATGCCGTTCCTGGTGAGGCGCATTGCAATACGGCCATCCGTAAGGCGAGACAGAAAAAATTCCGAGTACCAAAGACGCTCATGAGGAGTTTCGCGCCTCGTGTGTGGTGTGGCGACAGAAATCTCTTTTTGGGCAGCTTGGCCTTAGGCGTTGGGTTGGGTGTGCGACTTTCTTATTCTCCCTTTCTTGTCTTATGGATAGCGACGGTATTTGCTGTTCGGAAGAGACCTTGTCGGATAGCTGCTCTTGTGTGGCGTTTGCGGGGCCTTGCTGTTGGCGTTTGCTTGTGGTTTCTCCCGCAAATTGGTTACACAGGCTGGCGCGCCTTTTTTCAAAACGGTTTTTCATTTTCACGCGGCCATTTTACCGATTGGGGTGGCTCGGTGTTCACCTCTCATGGATTGGAGCGGGTCGCCTCTTTTATAAAGTCTGTCTGGGTGTTCGGACTGGGCGGCTGGTGGTATGATACCTCATGTTTACGGTTGGTCCCTTCCCTGATTATTGCGATCTCTCTTTTTTGTTTCTTTAGAAATTATCCCTTTGACCGTCGGGAGTGGTTCCTGGGAGTATATGGCGTCCCGTATCTGCTCTGGGTGATTTTGGGGCAAAATGTGGCAAATCCGCGGCATCTCCTGCCCCTTATGCCGATGCTGTGCATGATGATTGCGTACGGACTGTGCAAGGCCTGCGAAAGAGGTTGCAAAGGCGTTTCTCTCGTCTTCATCCTGTTGCTGACTTTTTGCATGGCAGTCACGTCGCTTAAATTAGTCATAAAATATTGTCATGATGTCCCGGCCCCGATACAATTAATCCGATTTTTAGAGAGACACAGTAATCCCATTTCTTCGAGAATTTACTGCAGCAATGAGGAAAGATTCTTTGACTACTATGTCCCGCAATGGGATGTGAGAACGGTGCGGAACAGAACCGAGTTACAAAGGGATGTACTATCCTCATTGGAAACCCCGCAACAGATCCTTATCGTTCATTCCCCTGGAGAGATCGAACAATTTGGTGTAACACGCCCGCCAACAGCTACCTTTCAAGGAAATCCTTATGCCGATAGCGCACGGGAAGGATTGTTGCTTTATACCCTGACTGAGTGGTAA
- a CDS encoding SDR family oxidoreductase: MRKNNNQKIILVTGATGFLGGCITRKLFEAGFHLKLLVRDSHQVKARERISEIIPSLRGAKPFSDRVELVDGDISHKYFGLNAKDYVRLSDMVDEVFHCAAATKFSYESDNMLVQTNVYGAEHVAWFCLSGKRKRLHHMSTAYVAGARRDTVFEHELEQNQIFNNNYEKSKFEAERLLQQFIARYRLPVTIYRPSIIVGDSMTGVTRNYDNIYVFGKGLHHLKNYEMRKNSRDTPGNNKKSAGYLSSLRIPGDKHATINLVPVDYVTQAIAAISGQEQSIHKTFQIVNPSPPTLGELAEWMSVATGIHRVRIVPRHEFQTQPETAEEAMYLKGTETFQPYMFGEPQFDSTNTRSMLSGTTIECPFITQESINRFIQYALSTNWGKKLPVTEKEWSPRHVESIKAP, translated from the coding sequence TTGAGAAAGAATAATAATCAAAAAATCATACTCGTAACAGGTGCAACGGGTTTCCTGGGAGGTTGCATAACAAGGAAACTTTTTGAGGCAGGGTTTCACCTGAAACTCCTTGTCAGGGATTCACATCAGGTAAAAGCGCGGGAGAGAATTTCCGAAATTATCCCGTCATTGAGAGGCGCGAAGCCGTTCTCTGACCGTGTGGAGTTGGTCGATGGGGATATCTCTCATAAGTATTTCGGGCTAAACGCGAAGGATTATGTGCGGTTATCAGACATGGTTGATGAGGTATTCCACTGTGCTGCGGCAACGAAGTTTTCCTATGAATCAGACAATATGCTGGTGCAGACGAATGTCTATGGCGCCGAACACGTAGCATGGTTTTGCCTATCAGGCAAAAGAAAAAGGCTTCATCACATGAGTACGGCATACGTGGCAGGAGCAAGGCGCGACACCGTTTTTGAGCACGAATTAGAGCAGAATCAGATCTTTAACAACAATTACGAAAAATCGAAATTTGAAGCCGAGAGATTGCTGCAACAGTTTATTGCCCGCTATCGTCTCCCGGTAACAATCTACCGGCCAAGCATCATTGTTGGCGATTCCATGACGGGTGTTACCCGTAATTACGACAATATCTACGTGTTTGGTAAGGGATTGCATCACCTGAAAAATTATGAAATGCGAAAGAACAGCAGAGACACGCCAGGGAACAACAAAAAGAGCGCGGGCTATTTGTCATCCCTGAGGATCCCTGGCGATAAACATGCCACGATCAATTTGGTGCCGGTGGACTATGTCACTCAGGCAATCGCTGCCATCTCCGGACAGGAACAGAGCATACACAAGACCTTTCAGATTGTAAATCCATCCCCGCCCACGCTTGGTGAACTAGCGGAGTGGATGTCGGTTGCAACAGGGATTCATCGGGTGAGGATCGTGCCCAGGCACGAATTCCAAACGCAGCCGGAGACGGCAGAGGAAGCAATGTATTTAAAAGGGACGGAAACATTTCAGCCCTACATGTTTGGAGAGCCTCAATTTGATTCCACTAATACCAGGAGTATGTTAAGCGGCACAACGATCGAATGCCCTTTCATTACCCAGGAAAGCATCAACCGCTTTATTCAGTACGCCCTTTCCACCAATTGGGGTAAGAAATTGCCCGTCACGGAAAAAGAATGGTCGCCCAGGCACGTTGAAAGTATCAAAGCCCCATGA
- a CDS encoding SCP2 sterol-binding domain-containing protein: MNKRPEIPENITHAEYFNRLLKDRVNHAPISKISGLDAVIQFEITDGENGIWCVVVENGFVTEVTKETLVKPTCAFILDSNTFLSILRREITPQKAFFQGKVAIKGNMLLALRMNILVNYL; this comes from the coding sequence ATGAATAAAAGACCGGAAATCCCTGAAAATATTACGCATGCTGAGTACTTTAATCGCTTGTTAAAAGACAGGGTGAACCATGCTCCAATCTCTAAAATATCCGGTCTCGACGCTGTCATCCAATTTGAGATAACGGACGGGGAAAACGGAATATGGTGCGTCGTGGTCGAAAACGGTTTCGTTACCGAAGTGACAAAGGAGACGCTTGTGAAGCCCACCTGCGCCTTTATCCTGGACAGCAATACGTTTCTCTCTATTCTCAGGCGGGAAATAACGCCTCAAAAGGCTTTTTTCCAAGGTAAAGTTGCCATTAAGGGCAATATGCTTCTGGCTCTCAGAATGAATATTTTAGTCAATTACCTGTAA